TCACCGTCTTCACTCAATTCAACAGAAAGATTATCAGCGTAAAAATTTGCATCTTTGAtgtaaaaattttccaacttGGTAGACGTCCAGATATTCAAATCATCTGGGTTCTTCGAATCAAAAATTCTGAAGGTAAATTGAGATGCAGTATGCAAACCAATTATGTTCGAGTGAATAATCTGAGCAAAACCAAAAATACCAGTTTTCAAGTCACtgaaataaaaagtaaCTGTTTCAACGTTTGTGTGGTCAGGAGCTTGCCAAAAGAAATCTTCACGAGTGGTTGCTCTGTAAGGCTGCCTATTTTTTACCCTATCAGCAACACTATGAATGTAATCTTTCCCGTATTCAGGTTCAGCCATACCGGTGACTGCAGAAATCCCACCTTTTATCCACTTCAACATTCTATTATACTATGGAAAAGCttaatttctctttttttttttcgattcGATGCAATAAGTGATTGAATCTTCTCGACCTTCTATGAAGTTCAATTTaccaaacaaaaatttagaaGATTTTTGTCAACAACGTCTATCTATATATAACAAACGAAATGCCGTGTTGTCGAGAATCGCAAGGAGTAACCGTCTAGAATATGTCCGAGTTTGTTTCAATCATCCAGCTGTCATTTCGGTTTTGTTTTCTCCCACTCATCGCAAGTTTGCCTcctcaacaacaaaaaaacagcgaaaaaaaagcgGTAATAAACAGGCCCTAATAACTCGTGAACAGTGATAATATTATGCCGGATTTTTGCTTAGGTCTTCCAAGAACGATAGATATCATTAGGCGCAGGTTAGAAAAAGTATGGTTGaaggaaatgaaaagtgCCATAATTGTGATTAGATTAAAGAATCGATCACTGATTTGTTGTAATAGCTGATCGAATCGATAATAGTCTTGAATTCCGAAGTTTTCCTGCATCATGCTTCGCTTTACTTGTGTTCGCGCTATAAGAAAGTACTCTAGCAGGCATGCATTGGAACATTTGAAAGAAGGTGCTCCACTGAAAGGGCTCTTTTCTGTTGACGGATTACAGAAGGCATGGTTTGATCGAGTAAAATATCTCGATGCCCAATTAAACAATTGTACAAATGAGGCGCAACAGAAACCCTTAGAAACACTCATCCATGAAAATTCGAAATCTGCCTCTAAGAAACACGTTATGAACTACGCATCGTCACTGTACAGCTTGAGATTTAGCATGTCGTCACTTCAAGGATGTGCCAGGACTCCCCCAGAGGAATGCGCCAAGCTGGGCCCAGAAGCGTTACTTCAGACCCCAGATTTCCATAAAACAACAAGCAACGAACCATTGACCACTGGCAACAAACTGTTACAAGAAGCTTTAATTTCCTCATTTGGTTCTCTGGTGGAATTTAAAACGCTTCTAATAAACTCGAACCTTGCATTAGCAGGCGACGGGTTTACGTGGCTAGTTGCAAGACGGCAGCTCGATAAACGCACCAGCCACAATGATATGGCAAATAGTGACATTGAATATGATAAACTATTTATTCTGAATACTTATAATGCTGGAACTcctttcaacttttctacTTCTGGAATAATGAATGAGCTCAATAACCAATAcactaatttagaaaaACAACGAGCCAAGGAAGCAGGGAAAGTTGATGGTTCCGATGTGGCTGCCAAGCACACTAGGACCAAGTTTATTTATGAAACACAACAGAAAGGATTTTCGGGAAAAGAGGTTTCATACATTCCATTGTTAGCCATTGATGCGTCCCCTAAGACGTGGTTAACTGATTATGGTGTATTCGGGAAACGTGAATATTTAGAGAGAATATGGGATTCCATAGAATGGAGGATAGTGGAATCAAGACTACCTCAACGCACTAAAATCCAAGCATTCAACACTTTGTGAATAAAACCGGCAATGAGAGCTCAcacctttttttgatataagTTGATAGTCTctgtaaatatataaaatcaAACTACTCGtaatgtgtatatataacaTGGTCTCTAAGTTATTTTGTTCCTgcctcttttcttgttccGAATTTAGTTGTTCCTGTTTTCTGATCCTTATATGGAAGTGTAAAACGTCAACATGTGGCTctagtttttgttttgataCCTCCTTTCCCTCTTTTAGGTTTTATCTACTGACTTTTCCTTCCTACTTTTAAACTTTTAACTCTGTTAAGTAATTTACTACCCGtcgatttctttttcatgtTGGACTCATTGTAGCGCACGCCCAAATAAATGTCTTCTTCGTCCTGATTATCGCCGTTATGGTCGTCGAAGCCTGCGGCATAATTGGATTGGTGAGCTCTGTTGGAGGAGTTCACAGTTTTTGACCTCCTAACACTTTCGTTATTATGGCTAACATCATAGCTGTCTCTGCTCAAACTCAAatttcttctaacaccTGTCATGGGGGCATTACTATCACTGGATCCTCCAAGGCCTAATCGTTGAGAAAGGGACTTGTTTCTTTGTAGGCCACCATTACGATTATGGTATGAGTGTGATTTTATATCGTTTCTAATAGCTGCTGAGGAAGCAGGTGCTCCATCCAAAAAAGTACTGGAGCCTAAACCTGCAGTAATAGGCCCATGAACCAATTCTGTCTTATTTTTAGCGTCCATTTGTTGAACGTTACCTATGTTTGCTTTTATTGCATCTTGCGTATCACCGCCTCTCCTCAGAATCTGCGGACTGTATTGATATATATCAGAATCATCTATATCATCTCTTCCAAAAACTTCATCCAACGCAGACTTTTTAGTTGAAGCGCCGCCGATAGTACTATTTGGACCATCTGCCGGAAAAGCTAAAACAGGTGCAGCtttgttatttttatttctatGGGGTGTTACTGCATCGAAAGGACCGTCATGATGAAATGAACCGCCGAACAACCCAGTTACATCtaatttatcaatagtATCGACATTCTTAGGTATAATAACTTTactctttctctttcccTTCTTCGAAGGAGTTGAAGAGGAGGAAGCTTCACGGTGATGATGTGATGAAGATCTACGTGGAACGTGTGTGCCGCTGTTACTATGTTCACGATGAGAAGAAGAGCGAGaacttttttcctttggaTAAGCTTTCCTTGACCCATCAGTAGAAGTGATCTCTTCATATGAAGGTGGCAAATCAGTGTTTCCTTGTTTCTTACTTGTTGCATTTGCGTCACTTTCCTCCAGATATCTTTGCCTTAAttgctctttttcttctttagcGGTAGGATGATGTTTACTTTTGGAAGGTGGTGGAGGGGATCTTACAATATCATTTGTGGAACTCACATCGTCGAGAAATGGATTCTTTGAGGAAATAGCCCTTGAAGATGGTGATAAACTACCAGTACTAAAGCTCTCCAGACCGGCATAAGCACCTTGCTGATCAGCATTTCGTTGCCGTTCACCCTCGGGAATACTTGGAAATGATAATTGTGAGGATGTTCTAGTGTCTAATTGCGGCATGTCAAATGAATTGGTACATATTTGGTTTCTCGCCCATTCTTGGAATTGGGaatcatttttatattgattAATACTCGAATCAATTGCGGCATTTCTGAAAGGGTTATTGACAGAAAATGGTCTACTAGATCCACTACTACTTCTATTCTCCATGCTGAATATTGGGTATGTGTCAAATATCTAACAAAGGCAACTGTTAGCAATAGTCTAATGCAATCTTTGCTGTATCTGTAATTAAATAGTTGGAATTTATGATAGAATGAGATTACGTGTTCAATGAGATAGGTTCACAAAACACTTGAATTCCTCCAAAAAAACTAATGCAGAGGGCAAGCCAAGCTGAATATACGATGGATTTTAAGCACGATAAGAATACAACTTAAGAGTTCTTCAAGAATTACCTGCCAAGGAAGGTTGTCTTCATGCCCAGTAAATAACCTATCGCCAGTCACCATGATCTGCTGAACCGGCCTCGAGgcgagaaaaaaagaaaaaaaaaagaaaaagtaacGCGATCTACGCCCCCGTGTACGACGATTCTCTGAGACAGCTGCTAAGGGTTGATCATAAGTACTTGTTTTCACAAAGCTGATAATCAAGAACGACATGATATAATTCTTTAGTATGTTGCAGTTAGGTTTTCTatcatcttttcttcttgtaaAATTCCAGGAATAGATCATCGGATCATTATGTAATGTAGTTATATGTACTTAGtgggaaaagaaaagcccCAAATTAAAACAGTATCAGTATCAAACACGTCGATAGTAGTAACAACGATGCTGCACGGGTTACAAACCCAGCTGGACTATCATGTAGTGTATATGGATTGCTCAAGCGGATGCCCGCTCCTGATGCACTGCTAGTTCTATTACTCGTATTTGACAACTCTTCTGAGGCTGACACAGAAAAACTGTCAAATTGACTACTAGATGTTCTAGGACTCGTAGTTGTTCTTGAAGTGTCATAAAATGACCGACCTGCACCTGTAATCACACCGTTTGAGTATGCTGCTGTTAATTGGCCAGGAACAGTGAGCATATAACCCGACCTATGGGATGGATAGAGCGTCAAGTTTCTTGTACTGCTACTATTCATCATTCTTGCGTAAGGGATATATCCGGATTTAATCTTCTTGATAACAGTGGATGCATTAGTTTCATTTGCATCATCATTAACTGCATCATCTTCAATCTTCTTTGCCTGCGCAATCGCTATAGTGTTATCCTCTAAGTCCATTGccatatatatgtttttcATAAACGCTTCTCCTAGTATGTTTAATCCCGTATTGGTATTAGCATATAGCGTCAGAAAACAAGCTTCTTGGCCCGAACTGAAAAACATCGAAGAGTTGGTGGATGTGTCGTAAGTAGACGATAATAAATCACGCAACGGAATTTCAATTACCAATTCTCGGAGTGTAAAACCAAGGGAGACACCCATATTGGCCATAGAACATTGGACTAGCCACCTGTCTAGGGATTCCACATAAGTAGCCGCAATTTGAACGGCGATCTGAATGATTGTATTAGTTGGCAGATAACTAACAGAAGAAGTGGAATCTAGTAAAGCTGGGCTTAAAAAGTCCTTCGAAGTCATGTTCAAGCTTTGTCCACTATTCGACACAATATAAATCGGACCTAATGGCACGATTGGATATCCAGTACTCACCGCACTACTCACTGGATCGACATACGGAATTAGGTCAAATTTTCCCAGCGTACCAGTAAACAGTGAAGGATCAACTCCCCCAAGAAGCAGCTTTCCACAATTGTATATTGGATCTCTATGCGTCTGGTATGTGGAAGTGTCCCCAGCCAACCACAATGAATATGACGGACTTTCAATGAGGTTTACATCTTTCAATAAAGATAAGAAGTAAGATTGTTCTGTATAATGGGAACTGTCAGCTGCAGAGCCAGGATTTGTGATCTTACCGCTCAACCCTAACAAACCTGATGTCTTAAAATTTGAGGATTCTACactaaaaaatgaaacgTTAGAAATTGATAGACTTCCTGAGTTGAATTGTACATTACCTCGAGTCTTCAGTAATTCTGTTACCAAGGTACCGGAAGAATTTTCTGATGAGATATCCGTAAAGTTCATGTCGTCTGTTATCAAAGTACAGTTAACGGCTCTACCGTCAacgaaagaaaattcatatATTTGCCCAGGAGAAACAGGAACTGATGATGTAGATTCGTTTGCGAAGTAACTAGGATGGCTATTACATACATCTGAGAACTTACTGCGGCTATCATTCGTTCCAGACGCTACATTTAGGTATGGTTGAACGATATCTACTTCAAGTCGCTGAAGTTGACCAGGTGTGCCGAACGTACTATTCACATAATAGTTTCCGTTAACATCTTTACCCACTGTTAGCACAGGAAACGGGTCCTCTTTcgaaaaagaagttttgGAATTTGCTGTAGTTGTTGTCTTAGCAGTGCTAGCCGTTGCGGATACAAGCTGAAACGTTGATATGAGCCACAGACACCACAAACTTAGGCATGAcatagcaaaaaaaaacacgGCAAATGAAGCAAACAAGCTGCCACcagattttgaaagatcTTCCTCCAAGTGCTCTATTTCCTAGAATATTTGGCTCAACGCAAATTGTATATACTTTATCTTATAATAACGTAACTCACAGTTAAATGCACATTTGTTCTAGGATGATGAGCCGCGGCGTTCAAAATCTCGTGTTTCTTCGTTCCGGGTGATGACATTCGTCATAGGATTGGCACGACCGAAAGTTATGATACGTAGAAGGCATGTCGGCTCATAGCTGTGGCAGAGCAGAGGTCTATAGGGTATATTAACGTTTGGTTGACTGCTTTTTGATGGTACGTTCATGATACAAGCAGTAGGATCAATAATAATCAGTTTTTTTGAGGTAAGTCGTTTATCATAGTCACACCAGTGGCGGTGATGATGGCAAAAAATTAATTGAACGGCATATGCGAGATGTTGGTATTATAAGATAATTGTCTGAATAACGTTGTTGAAAAGGCAATATTTTTTAGGTATATAGAATGCATTAGAAGTTTTCCCCGAGCATATAGGGATCCACAAAAAGGAATTAATAATTCCACATAACACTACGACTATTCCCTATGTTTATACGTTGGCCTTCATCATGCTATTAAATTTTAGTCCTTGTGTCCCAGCTTCCACGGATTTCGATGACTATCTCTCACAATCTGTGTTATTTTCCAATATCTTTAATGATAATGCACTAATATCTTTAATGATAATGCACTAATATCACGAGTACTAGTCAATAGAGGATAACCTACTCTTGTACCTACATAACATTAATTTCACAGTGTGTGTTGTAGATTGTCCCTTatctttcattattatctctgttggaataagtgattactactatacatttatccgtataaattggagtagttggtgacgaacattctttaacatgatactaataataatgggtaaatgaatacaaacattcttatgatgataccaattaaattggaATTTTAGGCAacttctaataatagaatcCACTGCAgtagtaagataaagatataTTAATTGACgagaacttagtatataagaggatgagttatcaccaaaatcttttcatcaatgttcCGAATTATGGCTGAACCATTGGGATTACCTAAGAaatgggtgaattttgagataattgttgggattccattgttgataaaggcaatattatttggtatatagaatatactagaagttctcctcgaggatataggaatcccataaatggaactcgtaattctacataattctgtatatgcttttattgttattttatatgctgtcagtcattatcctattacaatatcaatccttgcatttcagcttccactaacttcgatgacagcttcttataacttatgtcatcttctaacaccgtatatgataatgtactagtagtatgactactagttgatagacgatagttgattttcattccaacagcATAGATGATAAGATCTTAGTCATGGCttatcttcttatataataagttctgacGAATTAttagatctttatctcataACTGCggtaaattctattattagaattttcctACTgcaatttatacgaagaacgtatagttgcaatcacttattccaatttatacgaataaatgtataatagtaatcacttattccaacagaaTACTactatttatatatgttgattattattaatgCTTTGAGTCGCGTGTCTAAGTTCGTTTCAGGTGTAAGTAGCAATTACCATTTTGAGTAGTTGCTAATGTTTCATTTACAACATAGTCGTCACTGCTAACTTTTGCTATACCGTTTCAACCACGTCGGTCTTTGCAAAAATCGGCTTCAGTAGCTCAGTAGGAAGAGCGTCAGTCTCATAATCTGAAGGTCGAGAGTTCGAACCTCCCCTGGAGCAAATTTTGAACTTGTCAAAACAaggttttattttttttactccGAGGTTATAACGATGGCCATGCCACACAGGCCTCATGTAATGAGGTGCTAAAAGCGATGGAATTGCAAGAAACTATAGATCATAAAAGGGATCGTGAGGACAAAGCCCTGCAGATTTTGTACTCTAGAATTGTTTATAACCGAATGCATGTTCATGAAATTACGGACATATTTACAAATTTTACTTATGAACTTATTgttatcattattgaatATTTAATATCTTTAGTGCCCATGTTGATATTAACTGAGACACTTCAAGGTTTCCTTTATGGTACTTGTACATCTATtaacatcatcatcattaaaaCTAGGTTCACTGCCTTCTTCAAACATCGCTTCATCAGTAAACAAGGTGCTATCAGCTGGTTCCTCAATGCTGTTGTTATCATCAACTAATTGTGTTAATAATCTTTggtcaaatttttttggaaatggCCAGCCTCGGTCTTTGATTATCTGGATCAAAGCCATATGCCTTATCTCAAAGCCTCCATATAGTATTTTATCATACCAGGAGCGTGCTCCTTTTTCATCTCTTATTTTGACACAATGCATCACCATTGCAGAACAAAACTTGAACGTTAAAGGCACCCCGTTTTTATGCATTATCTGTAACAATTCTGATATTTCAGCTTGCGTTAACGCATAATTTTTATAGGCGACTATGGAAAAGGGGCATATCGTGGTCGTTAGGATCACATTTTTGGCGAAATGTTGAGAATAAAAGTTCAGAAGAATATCATAGGCTAGTTTTGGTTCACGTGCTTGAAATCTAATATAGTTTAAGAAAACGTTCAGGATCCCGGTATCATTTCTCCAGTATCTATATTTACTAGcttctttggaaagaaaacttctgtacttgtaatataaatcaagaAGACAATCTTTCAATTGGCCTCTTCCAAGTGAAACAGACGCAGAAGACAATAGACTTCTATAAAGCTCCGTTAGAATCGGAACAGTTACTGCTGAACCTATTCGCATTGATTTTGGCAGAACACTACTGCTGGTTTTTAACTCTTTGGTTAAATCGGATGCTGTTAAAGTCGTTGACTTTGAATGGTAAAGCCATCCCCAAATTCCCAGTTCGTTTAAAATAATAGCAGACGGTTTTGAGCTGTACGATGAAAGAACGTATTTACACACCAATTTAGGGTCCCGAAAGGCTTGGAAAGATGCAATCAGCTCACCCATtaaaaattctttaaacAATTTATGCTTCATCAATGAACTACTCTGCAAGCAGGATATTACATCAAAAAGTTCTTCCTGCCTATTAGAGACACGCAGCAAGTTTAGATAATGATGTATAGGAAAGTTTAAAATGTGCTCCCTTCCATCAATGTGATTAATTAATCCTGAACTGAtaataaatttcaattcCTCTTGGAAGGTCTTCATAAATAATACAACATTTCCACTTTTCAGAAGATAATAGAGTAAAGCATTGTTGAACTTGACATAACGCAGgcttttttgctttttcctATCCTTGCCGGAATAACTGTGCTGTTCCAACTTTTGCAATAGGGCCTGAATATATGATTCAATAaatctgaaattttttacCTTTGCGAGCCCCTTTACCAAAACGACTAAGCTGTCAAATGTATGTAATTTTAGTACCTTCTCCATTATAGGCTTTATATTTGTCTCATCATGcaaaaaaacttggaaTGTGGCCAACTGTCTCTCCATCTCAGTACCCTTCATCAATCTATTGGTAAATTTCGTACAGTATCTCGAAGTGGAGAGAAGAACATCACTTttcaagagaaagaaataatgattGAAAGATTCCGTCTTTGGAACATGATTCCAAAACCACTCGTGGACCTCATCTGGTATATAAaatccaatttttcttgcgACCTCTGGGTATGACTTGTGTTGATGTGATATCACATCATATAAAAGCTTCTGCTTTTCGCATTTGGAGCAATCCTTAAGATTCAAAACATCTCGTAAAGccttgaaaaaagatgCGTATTCTGTTAATCCAAAAGTATCACTTGATACAGTTCTTAATTGTCGGAGCTCGTATAAACgcttttgaacaatttttgTAGATCCGCCTTTGTTAGAGCATGGAATTAATCGTTCAAAATTGTCAAAGTGCACAGGTTTTAAACAATTCTGTTCATCCCTCAATACACAGTTCTTTGTAGATAAGAAACGAAAACTGGTAATAGATAGTGCCTGGTATGTGTTTGTGCTGCCCACAAGTTTATATAGCGGTAGAGTGGCCAAATGAGCCAAAGACCCTAAGTGAACCCGGCATATACATTTTACCATGCCAAAAGAACATCAAAATGGAATCCTGGCAGAGTTCAGAGAAATCATTATCATAGCTTCAATTAGCTCTCGCACAGCATAGCATCTTAAGtaattcctttttcttaatcCACAAAGATCACTATATACGcgatgttttttttcagatctGATCAAAGAAAGCAAGAGATGTAACATCAATCCTGctataattagaatatGTGTGTTgattattatattatattcatGAAAGATATCGATCATTTGGCTGTATCATACTATCCGCTACACTTTTAGCCCTCTCTTTCATTATTCTGGAATATAAAGCCGTTTTAACAAGATTAAGTTTTTTTGGTGCTTTCATTTATACATTCGTTACAAGCATTGCGTTTTTGACCTTACTGTGAAACTTCCACTTTTGCTTCATCATTTCATTTTAGATCGTGTCCTCTTTCTGATAtaaccatttttttttttgtatgcCAGTACGTCGCTTGATTAACATAGTTCCTAACTCTTCGAAGCTAGACCCTTTAAAAGAGGAGGACTCAACACATCTGAAACAAAGTCAAATTAAAACATCCTCGAAAAAAGGTCTGGCGGtttcagaaaattttggaCACAAAAGCGACAGCAACCTTCCATTATCGAAATCCCGATCGAGTAGTAGTACGGCTAGTAGCATCGTAAGTTCAAATGGGAAGAGTATCGGCACAAGGCGTCCTAGCGCTAACCTAGGCTTTGATATAGGCAATCAAGatgctttgaaaaatgtgTTGGGTTATCATAATACATGCATGCCTACAACGAAGTACATTAGACCAATATCAGATGACTCAATAGGTACATCTAGCACAGAAATATTCTCCTCATCGCATTCGAACACAACATCTGATTCATTATGCACATCAGATGTTAGTTCAGAGGAGGGCGAAATAAGAAGCAGTAAGTTGAAGGACAATTCCTTCGTCAAAAGTGTAAAGGAAGCTGAAAGTAACAGCAATATCACACCTTCGAAGAAAAGCCGACCAGAATCAATACTGCAGAAAACACGAACAGCAGGTAGCGCTGATAAGAC
The Saccharomyces mikatae IFO 1815 strain IFO1815 genome assembly, chromosome: 4 genome window above contains:
- the MRP1 gene encoding mitochondrial 37S ribosomal protein mS43 (similar to Saccharomyces cerevisiae MRP1 (YDR347W); ancestral locus Anc_5.398), with product MLRFTCVRAIRKYSSRHALEHLKEGAPLKGLFSVDGLQKAWFDRVKYLDAQLNNCTNEAQQKPLETLIHENSKSASKKHVMNYASSLYSLRFSMSSLQGCARTPPEECAKLGPEALLQTPDFHKTTSNEPLTTGNKLLQEALISSFGSLVEFKTLLINSNLALAGDGFTWLVARRQLDKRTSHNDMANSDIEYDKLFILNTYNAGTPFNFSTSGIMNELNNQYTNLEKQRAKEAGKVDGSDVAAKHTRTKFIYETQQKGFSGKEVSYIPLLAIDASPKTWLTDYGVFGKREYLERIWDSIEWRIVESRLPQRTKIQAFNTL
- the ATP22 gene encoding Atp22p (similar to Saccharomyces cerevisiae ATP22 (YDR350C); ancestral locus Anc_5.405) codes for the protein MVKCICRVHLGSLAHLATLPLYKLVGSTNTYQALSITSFRFLSTKNCVLRDEQNCLKPVHFDNFERLIPCSNKGGSTKIVQKRLYELRQLRTVSSDTFGLTEYASFFKALRDVLNLKDCSKCEKQKLLYDVISHQHKSYPEVARKIGFYIPDEVHEWFWNHVPKTESFNHYFFLLKSDVLLSTSRYCTKFTNRLMKGTEMERQLATFQVFLHDETNIKPIMEKVLKLHTFDSLVVLVKGLAKVKNFRFIESYIQALLQKLEQHSYSGKDRKKQKSLRYVKFNNALLYYLLKSGNVVLFMKTFQEELKFIISSGLINHIDGREHILNFPIHHYLNLLRVSNRQEELFDVISCLQSSSLMKHKLFKEFLMGELIASFQAFRDPKLVCKYVLSSYSSKPSAIILNELGIWGWLYHSKSTTLTASDLTKELKTSSSVLPKSMRIGSAVTVPILTELYRSLLSSASVSLGRGQLKDCLLDLYYKYRSFLSKEASKYRYWRNDTGILNVFLNYIRFQAREPKLAYDILLNFYSQHFAKNVILTTTICPFSIVAYKNYALTQAEISELLQIMHKNGVPLTFKFCSAMVMHCVKIRDEKGARSWYDKILYGGFEIRHMALIQIIKDRGWPFPKKFDQRLLTQLVDDNNSIEEPADSTLFTDEAMFEEGSEPSFNDDDVNRCTSTIKETLKCLS
- the YPS7 gene encoding putative aspartic endopeptidase (similar to Saccharomyces cerevisiae YPS7 (YDR349C); ancestral locus Anc_5.401); amino-acid sequence: MSCLSLWCLWLISTFQLVSATASTAKTTTTANSKTSFSKEDPFPVLTVGKDVNGNYYVNSTFGTPGQLQRLEVDIVQPYLNVASGTNDSRSKFSDVCNSHPSYFANESTSSVPVSPGQIYEFSFVDGRAVNCTLITDDMNFTDISSENSSGTLVTELLKTRGNVQFNSGSLSISNVSFFSVESSNFKTSGLLGLSGKITNPGSAADSSHYTEQSYFLSLLKDVNLIESPSYSLWLAGDTSTYQTHRDPIYNCGKLLLGGVDPSLFTGTLGKFDLIPYVDPVSSAVSTGYPIVPLGPIYIVSNSGQSLNMTSKDFLSPALLDSTSSVSYLPTNTIIQIAVQIAATYVESLDRWLVQCSMANMGVSLGFTLRELVIEIPLRDLLSSTYDTSTNSSMFFSSGQEACFLTLYANTNTGLNILGEAFMKNIYMAMDLEDNTIAIAQAKKIEDDAVNDDANETNASTVIKKIKSGYIPYARMMNSSSTRNLTLYPSHRSGYMLTVPGQLTAAYSNGVITGAGRSFYDTSRTTTSPRTSSSQFDSFSVSASEELSNTSNRTSSASGAGIRLSNPYTLHDSPAGFVTRAASLLLLSTCLILILF
- the PAL1 gene encoding Pal1p (similar to Saccharomyces cerevisiae PAL1 (YDR348C) and YHR097C; ancestral locus Anc_5.399), with translation MENRSSSGSSRPFSVNNPFRNAAIDSSINQYKNDSQFQEWARNQICTNSFDMPQLDTRTSSQLSFPSIPEGERQRNADQQGAYAGLESFSTGSLSPSSRAISSKNPFLDDVSSTNDIVRSPPPPSKSKHHPTAKEEKEQLRQRYLEESDANATSKKQGNTDLPPSYEEITSTDGSRKAYPKEKSSRSSSHREHSNSGTHVPRRSSSHHHREASSSSTPSKKGKRKSKVIIPKNVDTIDKLDVTGLFGGSFHHDGPFDAVTPHRNKNNKAAPVLAFPADGPNSTIGGASTKKSALDEVFGRDDIDDSDIYQYSPQILRRGGDTQDAIKANIGNVQQMDAKNKTELVHGPITAGLGSSTFLDGAPASSAAIRNDIKSHSYHNRNGGLQRNKSLSQRLGLGGSSDSNAPMTGVRRNLSLSRDSYDVSHNNESVRRSKTVNSSNRAHQSNYAAGFDDHNGDNQDEEDIYLGVRYNESNMKKKSTGSKLLNRVKSLKVGRKSQ